One window of the Eucalyptus grandis isolate ANBG69807.140 chromosome 6, ASM1654582v1, whole genome shotgun sequence genome contains the following:
- the LOC104415086 gene encoding uncharacterized protein LOC104415086 — translation MASPSDRHHAERPKPYEDENQPKPSPPPDGNHSSGSPPPPPPSTRHQDTAPNNYPHQPLPGYPPPVMGYPPPYPPPHGGGGGGGGGYPYGTPPPHVGYYPTNHPNYYPSQVPPQRTSGFARGILAALTFLVVASCTISVIMYIVLRPQIPEFYVTAFSVTNFNISNSVPMGSWDANVTVDNKNQKLKAYFERIQSYVYYDDPRTFLSWSTEPAFSLERKTSGVIHAKMTTIDGEQPRAAALEEMDEERRKGTVVFGLGLGLMGTFKSGWWWTSHFGMRVYCDGLDVGFVGASGTGSLRGGNPRQCVVYV, via the coding sequence ATGGCGTCTCCGTCCGATCGCCACCATGCCGAACGACCCAAACCCTATGAAGATGAAAATCAACCTAAACCAAGTCCCCCTCCAGATGGAAACCACAGCTCtgggtcgccgccgccgccgccgccatcgacCAGACACCAGGACACCGCCCCCAACAACTACCCCCACCAACCCCTTCCCGGCTACCCTCCTCCGGTGATGGGCTACCCCCCGCCCTACCCTCCTCCccacggtggcggcggcggcggcggcggcggctatCCTTACGGTACACCCCCTCCACACGTCGGATACTACCCCACAAACCACCCCAATTACTACCCTTCCCAAGTACCGCCACAGCGCACCTCAGGCTTCGCACGCGGAATCCTTGCGGCCCTTACTTTTCTCGTGGTGGCATCGTGCACCATCAGCGTCATCATGTACATCGTCCTCCGCCCCCAGATCCCGGAGTTCTATGTCACCGCCTTCTCCGTAACCAACTTCAACATCTCGAACTCGGTCCCGATGGGCAGCTGGGACGCCAATGTCACCGTCGACAACAAGAACCAGAAGCTCAAGGCCTACTTCGAGCGGATCCAGAGCTACGTATACTACGACGACCCAAGGACCTTTCTCAGCTGGAGCACAGAACCGGCGTTTTCCCTGGAGAGGAAGACGAGCGGCGTCATCCACGCGAAGATGACGACGATAGATGGGGAGCAGCCAAGAGCCGCGGCATTGGAGGAGATGGATGAGGAGCGGCGGAAAGGGACGGTGGTTTTCGGGCTGGGGCTTGGGTTGATGGGGACGTTCAAGTCCGGGTGGTGGTGGACGAGCCACTTTGGCATGAGGGTTTACTGCGACGGCTTGGATGTTGGGTTCGTCGGGGCTTCGGGAACGGGGAGCCTGAGGGGCGGAAACCCTAGGCAGTGCGTGGTGTACGTGTGA